One part of the Mycolicibacterium aromaticivorans JS19b1 = JCM 16368 genome encodes these proteins:
- a CDS encoding response regulator transcription factor: MDPRSQAASHNADPGYRALVVDDEKPLAEVVASYLEREHFEVTVCLSGLEALDVARQVDPDVVVLDLGLPGIDGLEVCRQLRTFSDAYVVMLTARDTEVDTIVGLSVGADDYVTKPFSPRELVARIRAMLRRPRSVAVPAAPAGEPHTESPPRVFGPLSIDVASRQVFVDTQPISLTRTEFDILAALSSRPGVVWTRRHLIDEVWGEPWVGNDHLVDVHVGHVRRKLGDNPAEPKFVLTVRGVGYRMGNGQ; this comes from the coding sequence ATGGACCCCAGATCGCAGGCAGCCTCGCACAACGCTGACCCGGGTTATCGCGCCCTGGTGGTGGACGACGAGAAGCCGCTGGCCGAGGTGGTAGCCAGTTATCTGGAACGCGAGCATTTCGAGGTGACGGTGTGTCTGTCCGGGCTCGAGGCGCTGGACGTGGCACGGCAGGTCGATCCAGATGTGGTGGTGCTCGACCTCGGCCTGCCGGGCATCGACGGCCTCGAAGTGTGCCGCCAGCTGCGTACGTTCTCCGACGCATACGTGGTGATGCTGACCGCCCGCGACACCGAAGTCGACACCATCGTCGGACTGTCGGTCGGGGCCGACGACTACGTGACCAAGCCGTTCAGCCCCCGGGAACTGGTCGCCAGGATCCGGGCGATGCTGCGCCGCCCGCGCTCGGTGGCAGTGCCTGCCGCACCCGCCGGCGAACCGCATACCGAATCGCCGCCGCGGGTGTTCGGTCCGCTCTCCATTGACGTTGCCAGTCGTCAGGTGTTCGTCGACACACAGCCGATCTCGTTGACCCGCACCGAGTTCGACATATTGGCAGCACTATCCTCCCGGCCCGGTGTGGTCTGGACCCGCCGGCACCTCATCGACGAGGTCTGGGGTGAACCGTGGGTGGGTAACGACCACCTCGTCGACGTCCATGTCGGGCATGTGCGGCGCAAACTCGGCGACAACCCCGCCGAACCGAAGTTCGTGTTGACCGTGCGGGGCGTGGGCTACCGGATGGGAAACGGGCAGTGA
- a CDS encoding erythromycin esterase family protein gives MTTAPTTPPQHPRRVFRDRREAGRVLAHRLDGYRGRNGIVVLGLARGGVPVAWEVAAALGAPLDAFIVRKLGAPGHTEFAMGALASGGRVVVNDDVIRALRVTPQELRDATEREARELARREGAYRGGRPPLDVTGKTVILVDDGLATGASMLAAVQALREMEPAEIVVAVPAAPQSTCREFASLVDDLVCASMPTPFLAVGESFWNFEQVSDTEVRNLLATPTTGIGTARLRIAETPAEVIGRCAVDAPSGVPPREALEEMVGDARVVLIGESSHGTREFYEARAEITKWLIEEKGFCAVAVEADWPDAYRVNRYVRGRGDDDTAESALKGFERFPAWMWRNTTVRDFTAWLHDHNTQCRNDGRREAGFYGLDLYSLHRSMQEVIDYLDNVDPVAAQRARERYACFDHAGGDDGQAYGYAAAFGAGMSCEAEVVEQLVELQRTGLQYARRDGLLAEDELFYAQQNAQTVRNAEVYYRSMFGSRVSSWNLRDQHMFQTLRALRAHLHQRNGEPARIVVWAHNSHVGDARATEVGADGQLTLGQLVREGYGEQALLIGFTTYSGTVTAASEWGALAQRKVVRPALNGSVEELLHEVDRPEFLVSPLISREAAGPLDTVRLGRAIGVIYQPATERQSHYYHVRPGEQFDAIIHIDRTTALEPLELNSVWVAAQTPETYPTGL, from the coding sequence ATGACCACCGCGCCCACGACACCGCCGCAACATCCGCGACGTGTCTTCCGAGATCGGCGAGAAGCCGGTCGGGTTCTGGCCCACCGGTTGGACGGCTATCGCGGCCGGAACGGCATTGTGGTGCTCGGGCTGGCTCGCGGCGGCGTGCCGGTGGCCTGGGAGGTTGCGGCCGCACTGGGCGCTCCGCTGGATGCCTTCATCGTGCGCAAGCTCGGCGCGCCGGGCCACACCGAATTCGCGATGGGTGCGCTGGCGTCGGGCGGGCGGGTGGTGGTCAACGACGACGTCATCCGTGCGTTGCGGGTGACACCGCAGGAATTGCGCGACGCCACCGAGCGGGAAGCCCGCGAACTCGCTCGGCGCGAAGGCGCCTACCGTGGCGGACGTCCACCGCTGGACGTGACGGGCAAGACGGTGATCCTCGTCGACGATGGCCTGGCCACCGGGGCGAGCATGCTCGCCGCCGTCCAGGCCTTGCGGGAGATGGAACCCGCCGAGATCGTGGTAGCCGTTCCCGCGGCGCCGCAATCGACCTGCCGCGAATTCGCCTCTCTGGTGGACGATCTCGTCTGTGCGTCGATGCCCACCCCGTTCTTGGCGGTCGGCGAGTCGTTCTGGAACTTCGAGCAGGTCAGTGACACCGAGGTGCGGAATCTGCTGGCCACTCCGACCACCGGAATCGGCACCGCGCGGTTGCGCATCGCGGAAACTCCCGCTGAGGTGATCGGCCGCTGCGCGGTCGACGCCCCCTCGGGCGTGCCGCCGCGGGAAGCGCTGGAGGAGATGGTCGGTGATGCGCGGGTGGTGCTGATCGGGGAGAGCTCCCACGGCACCCGCGAGTTCTACGAAGCGCGCGCCGAAATCACCAAATGGCTGATCGAGGAGAAGGGCTTCTGCGCGGTAGCGGTTGAAGCCGACTGGCCAGACGCCTACCGGGTCAACCGGTATGTCCGCGGCCGCGGCGACGACGACACGGCCGAGAGTGCGTTGAAGGGGTTCGAGCGATTTCCCGCCTGGATGTGGCGCAACACCACCGTCCGGGACTTCACGGCCTGGCTGCATGACCACAACACCCAGTGCCGCAACGACGGTCGGCGCGAAGCCGGCTTTTACGGACTGGATCTCTACAGTCTGCATCGCTCGATGCAGGAGGTGATCGACTACCTGGACAACGTCGACCCGGTCGCGGCGCAGCGGGCGCGAGAGCGCTACGCCTGCTTCGATCACGCCGGCGGAGACGACGGTCAGGCATACGGGTACGCCGCCGCGTTCGGTGCGGGGATGTCCTGCGAGGCGGAGGTTGTCGAGCAATTGGTCGAACTGCAGCGCACGGGGCTGCAGTACGCGCGCCGCGACGGACTTCTCGCCGAAGACGAACTGTTCTATGCGCAGCAGAATGCACAGACCGTTCGCAACGCGGAGGTCTACTACCGCTCGATGTTCGGGAGCCGGGTGTCGTCGTGGAATCTGCGGGACCAGCACATGTTCCAGACGTTGAGAGCGTTGCGCGCGCATCTGCATCAACGCAACGGTGAGCCGGCCCGAATCGTGGTGTGGGCCCACAACTCCCATGTCGGTGACGCCCGGGCAACCGAGGTGGGCGCCGACGGGCAGCTGACCCTGGGGCAGCTGGTACGGGAGGGGTACGGCGAGCAGGCGCTGCTGATCGGATTCACCACCTACTCGGGCACCGTGACCGCCGCGAGCGAATGGGGCGCCCTGGCCCAGCGGAAGGTGGTTCGCCCCGCACTCAACGGCAGTGTCGAGGAACTGCTGCACGAGGTCGACCGACCGGAGTTCCTGGTGTCGCCGCTCATCAGTCGGGAAGCGGCCGGCCCACTGGACACGGTGCGCCTCGGCCGGGCGATCGGGGTGATCTATCAACCCGCCACCGAACGGCAGAGTCACTACTACCACGTGCGGCCGGGCGAACAGTTCGACGCGATCATTCACATCGACCGCACAACGGCCCTGGAACCGTTGGAGCTCAACAGTGTCTGGGTCGCGGCGCAGACACCCGAGACCTACCCGACCGGCCTGTGA
- a CDS encoding ferredoxin: MTENARQATTPRLHIDWTRCDGRGLCSELLPQLLSRDDWGYPRSRDNSRETAVPGPVVKYARRAVARCPRLALTLVEDA, from the coding sequence ATGACGGAGAACGCGAGGCAGGCGACAACGCCGCGGCTGCACATCGATTGGACACGCTGCGACGGGCGCGGGCTCTGCAGCGAACTGCTGCCACAGCTGCTGAGCCGCGACGATTGGGGATATCCGCGCAGCCGCGACAATTCCCGGGAAACAGCCGTGCCCGGGCCGGTGGTGAAGTACGCGCGTCGTGCCGTTGCCCGATGTCCGCGGTTGGCCCTGACTCTGGTCGAGGACGCCTGA
- a CDS encoding AAA family ATPase produces MGWHPRIAETHTGMVFLIGDRAYKIKKPVVNDFLDFSTLEQREHACASEVALNRRLAPDSYLGVAHFTAPGGDPEPVIVMRRHPDDRRLATMVRRGEPVEDQLAAVALVLSRFHAAAPHGRDVDAQGRVDAITARWQENLVELQRYAQNGEVGIDSDVVAEIARLSHQFIAGRAVLFARRLGDHKIVDGHADLRADDIFCLPEGPALLDCLEFDDHLRYVDVIDDAAFLAMDLEFLGRADLATLFLRRYRDLSGDDAPDSLCHFYIAYRAVVRAKVDCIRHTQQDGSAADDARRHLEIALDHLRAAAVRLILVGGGPGTGKTTLSQSLAREIDAQVISTDDVRADMVRRGEIAGVPGVLDDGLYSRENVDAVYDSVLRQAHLKLCEGRSVVLDGTWLDHRHRELARRMAADGGAVEIEFACTAPLDATVTRVSERTQTTSQVTPEIAAALADRGDDAWTDAHRVDTTGPQAHSVARAKEICVLAV; encoded by the coding sequence ATGGGATGGCACCCGCGGATCGCTGAAACCCACACCGGAATGGTGTTCTTGATCGGAGACCGGGCCTACAAGATCAAGAAGCCCGTCGTCAACGATTTCCTCGACTTCTCCACCCTCGAGCAGCGCGAACACGCCTGCGCCAGCGAGGTGGCGCTCAACCGCCGCCTGGCACCCGACAGCTACCTCGGCGTCGCACACTTCACCGCCCCGGGCGGGGACCCCGAACCCGTCATCGTCATGCGCCGCCATCCCGACGACCGGCGACTGGCGACCATGGTGCGCCGCGGAGAACCGGTCGAGGATCAGCTCGCGGCGGTCGCGCTGGTGCTCTCGCGATTCCACGCCGCGGCTCCTCACGGACGTGACGTGGACGCCCAGGGCCGGGTGGACGCAATCACCGCACGTTGGCAGGAGAACCTGGTCGAGCTGCAGCGGTACGCCCAGAACGGCGAGGTTGGCATCGACTCGGATGTGGTCGCTGAAATAGCAAGACTCTCACATCAATTCATAGCCGGGCGGGCAGTGCTGTTCGCCCGCCGTCTCGGCGACCACAAGATCGTCGACGGCCACGCCGACCTGCGCGCCGACGACATCTTCTGCTTGCCGGAAGGACCGGCACTACTGGACTGCCTGGAGTTCGACGACCACCTGCGTTATGTCGACGTCATCGACGACGCCGCATTCCTGGCGATGGATCTGGAATTCCTGGGCCGGGCGGATCTGGCCACCCTGTTTCTCCGGCGCTACCGAGATTTGTCCGGCGACGACGCGCCGGACTCACTGTGCCACTTTTACATTGCCTATCGGGCGGTCGTTCGCGCCAAGGTCGACTGCATCCGCCACACCCAGCAGGATGGGAGCGCCGCCGACGACGCGCGGCGCCATCTGGAGATCGCCCTGGACCACCTGCGTGCCGCGGCGGTCCGGCTGATCCTGGTGGGCGGTGGCCCCGGGACCGGCAAGACCACCCTGTCGCAGTCGTTGGCAAGAGAGATCGACGCTCAGGTGATCTCGACGGACGATGTACGCGCCGACATGGTCCGGCGTGGCGAGATCGCCGGCGTACCAGGGGTGCTCGACGACGGCCTGTACAGCCGCGAGAACGTCGACGCTGTCTACGACAGTGTGCTCCGCCAAGCTCACCTGAAGCTGTGCGAGGGCCGCAGCGTGGTACTCGACGGCACCTGGCTCGACCACCGCCACCGCGAACTGGCCCGGCGGATGGCCGCCGACGGCGGCGCGGTGGAGATCGAGTTCGCCTGCACCGCCCCGCTGGATGCCACCGTCACCCGAGTCAGCGAGCGCACCCAGACCACATCGCAGGTGACGCCCGAGATCGCCGCCGCCCTCGCCGATCGCGGCGACGACGCCTGGACGGACGCACATCGCGTCGACACCACCGGCCCACAGGCCCACTCCGTGGCCCGGGCCAAGGAGATCTGCGTACTGGCCGTTTAG
- a CDS encoding Acg family FMN-binding oxidoreductase codes for MPMVMSTLDPQVIANAVELACRAPSVHNSQPWRWVAQGPSLKLFLDADRVPHATDRSGREAVISCGAVLDHLRVAVAAAGWQAIIARFPNPNEPEHLATIDFSPLEFVTDAVRSRADAILARRTDRLPLAPPPDWTSFESVLRATIDTDRVAIRVLPESVRPQLAQASRLTESLRRYDASYHAELAWWTAPYEVSDGVPHSSLVSVTERDRVDVARVFPAAEHADRRPEVDQDRSTILVLTTFGDSRRDALDCGEVLSDVLLEATLAGLATCTLTHMTELAASRDVVRELTGTQDDPQLLIRVGLAPVIAPSPPATPRRPLSDVLEFRG; via the coding sequence TTGCCGATGGTCATGTCGACGCTCGATCCCCAGGTGATCGCGAACGCGGTGGAGTTGGCGTGCCGGGCGCCCTCGGTACACAACAGCCAACCGTGGCGGTGGGTCGCGCAAGGGCCTTCGCTGAAACTCTTTCTCGACGCCGACCGGGTGCCGCACGCCACGGACCGGTCCGGCCGGGAGGCCGTCATCAGTTGCGGCGCCGTGCTCGATCATCTGCGGGTGGCCGTCGCCGCCGCAGGCTGGCAGGCGATCATCGCGCGGTTTCCCAATCCGAACGAACCAGAGCACCTGGCGACCATCGATTTCAGTCCGTTGGAGTTCGTCACCGACGCTGTGCGCAGTCGCGCGGACGCGATCCTGGCCCGCCGCACCGACCGGCTGCCATTGGCGCCGCCACCGGACTGGACGTCCTTCGAGTCGGTGTTGCGAGCCACTATCGATACCGACCGCGTGGCGATTCGGGTGCTGCCTGAGTCGGTGCGTCCGCAGTTGGCCCAGGCCTCGCGGCTGACCGAGTCGCTGCGCCGCTACGACGCCTCGTATCACGCTGAATTGGCCTGGTGGACAGCCCCGTACGAGGTATCTGACGGTGTACCGCACAGCAGCCTGGTGTCGGTCACCGAGCGTGATCGGGTCGATGTCGCCCGGGTATTTCCGGCGGCCGAGCACGCCGACCGGCGTCCAGAGGTCGATCAGGACCGCTCAACGATCCTGGTGCTCACCACGTTCGGTGATTCGCGCCGCGATGCCCTGGACTGTGGCGAGGTGCTCTCCGATGTGCTGCTCGAGGCAACCCTCGCGGGCTTGGCCACCTGCACGCTGACTCACATGACGGAGTTGGCGGCCAGCCGAGACGTGGTCCGTGAGCTCACCGGCACCCAGGACGATCCGCAACTGCTGATCCGCGTCGGGCTGGCGCCGGTGATCGCGCCGTCACCCCCTGCCACGCCACGCCGGCCGCTGTCGGACGTGCTCGAATTTCGCGGCTGA